The Helicobacter sp. MIT 99-5507 genome includes a region encoding these proteins:
- a CDS encoding polyprenyl synthetase family protein, with product MEKLELVKSTIKGYFDDLGNDSFNRFRDDFSFGKMLRSKLVFAIAPDSAYSVKLCAIIELIHFASLLHDDVIDDSTLRRGKISINAKYGNKNAIMLGDILYSKAFYEISTIDSNLSKIIADSVLKLSLGELEDVELSLSFNLDENKYLKMIEYKTAALIEASSQCAGILIGDNSDKYKIYGNCIGIAFQIIDDILDVTYNDDTLGKNSFSDLKEGKATLPYIYLYKKMNKQDQDLLLSLFKKELDSKEISWIKQKIQQYSIINDVKEVVKKYANKALSVLESQDLQLELIMKDMLDRNF from the coding sequence GTGGAGAAATTAGAGCTTGTTAAATCCACTATAAAGGGTTATTTTGATGATTTAGGAAATGATTCATTTAATCGCTTTAGAGATGATTTTTCATTTGGAAAAATGCTAAGAAGTAAATTAGTCTTTGCTATAGCACCAGATTCTGCTTATAGTGTAAAACTTTGTGCTATTATAGAGCTTATTCATTTTGCTTCATTGCTTCATGATGATGTTATTGATGATTCTACTCTAAGACGCGGCAAAATTAGTATAAATGCAAAATATGGCAATAAAAATGCAATAATGCTTGGAGATATTTTGTATTCAAAAGCATTTTATGAAATATCAACTATAGATTCTAATCTATCAAAAATTATTGCAGATTCTGTATTAAAACTTAGCTTAGGAGAATTAGAAGATGTAGAATTAAGCCTTAGTTTTAATCTTGATGAAAATAAATATCTAAAAATGATTGAATATAAAACTGCTGCATTAATAGAAGCTAGCTCACAATGTGCTGGAATCTTAATCGGTGATAATAGCGATAAATATAAGATTTATGGTAATTGCATAGGGATTGCATTTCAAATTATTGATGATATTCTTGATGTTACTTATAATGATGATACATTAGGGAAAAATTCATTTAGTGACTTAAAAGAAGGCAAAGCAACTCTTCCATACATTTATCTATACAAAAAAATGAATAAACAAGATCAAGACTTGCTATTATCTTTATTTAAAAAAGAATTAGATTCTAAGGAAATTTCTTGGATAAAACAAAAAATACAACAATATAGTATTATCAATGATGTCAAAGAAGTTGTAAAAAAATATGCAAATAAAGCACTTAGCGTGCTTGAAAGTCAAGATTTGCAGCTTGAATTAATCATGAAAGATATGCTTGATAGGAATTTTTAA
- the hemA gene encoding glutamyl-tRNA reductase: protein MQYLVLSFSHKNTPLNLRQKLSLSESNADLLLKFVLDSNIIKEMILLSTCNRLELLMIADDAYEAFQLCFSKLSILSNTNKDELEGRANTFEGYSAIHHIFLVASSLESLVVGETQISGQLKKAYRYALHCNYCSNNGLGVVIDFAFKCASIVRNETGISKKPISIASVAVSSIKNFIFDKKEAVVVGIGEMGKFTIKHLLNLDFKVRLLNRNKQKALDFKDELKSDNLSIGNFDDLKNEVNKVELLFSATSSEIPIITNDMIENTPFKRYFFDLAIPRDIEDLKDSNITITTIDDLQNIVDENINFRKESLNRAYEIVGDEVNEFFKYLSVLSVTPIIKTLRQIAKEASISEIDKAIQKGFLPESYKNNIAKTIHNVFNIFLHTPTKNLKSISSSSQLGEIERTLKMLFEISDDSLKKAEQKHDNNAKMR from the coding sequence ATGCAATATTTAGTTCTTAGTTTTTCTCATAAAAATACACCGCTAAACTTACGTCAAAAGCTTTCACTTAGCGAATCCAATGCTGATTTATTATTAAAATTTGTTTTGGATTCTAATATTATAAAAGAGATGATTTTGCTTTCTACCTGCAATCGCTTAGAATTATTGATGATAGCAGATGATGCTTATGAAGCATTTCAATTATGTTTTAGCAAACTATCTATTTTGTCAAATACAAATAAAGATGAATTAGAAGGCAGAGCAAATACTTTTGAAGGGTATAGTGCAATTCATCATATATTTTTAGTAGCAAGTAGCCTAGAGAGTTTGGTTGTTGGTGAGACGCAAATTTCAGGACAGCTAAAAAAGGCTTATAGATACGCATTACATTGTAATTATTGTAGCAATAATGGTCTTGGGGTTGTTATAGATTTTGCATTTAAATGTGCTTCTATTGTGCGAAATGAAACAGGTATATCAAAAAAGCCTATTTCAATCGCATCTGTTGCTGTATCAAGTATAAAAAATTTTATTTTTGATAAAAAAGAAGCAGTAGTAGTTGGTATCGGTGAGATGGGCAAATTTACTATAAAACATCTCTTGAATCTTGATTTTAAAGTAAGATTATTAAATAGAAATAAGCAAAAAGCCCTAGATTTTAAAGATGAATTAAAGAGCGATAATCTATCTATTGGCAATTTTGATGATTTAAAAAATGAGGTTAATAAAGTAGAATTACTCTTTAGTGCCACTTCAAGTGAGATTCCAATTATTACAAATGATATGATAGAAAATACACCATTTAAAAGGTATTTTTTCGATTTAGCTATTCCTAGAGATATTGAGGATTTAAAAGATTCTAATATCACAATAACTACGATTGATGATTTGCAAAATATTGTAGATGAAAATATAAATTTTAGAAAAGAGAGCTTAAATAGGGCATATGAGATAGTTGGCGATGAGGTAAATGAATTTTTTAAATATTTGAGTGTTTTATCTGTCACACCAATCATAAAAACACTTAGACAGATTGCAAAGGAAGCTTCTATTAGCGAGATAGATAAAGCAATCCAAAAAGGCTTCCTTCCAGAATCTTATAAAAACAATATAGCAAAAACAATTCATAATGTTTTTAATATTTTTTTACACACTCCAACAAAGAATCTAAAAAGTATATCTTCATCATCGCAATTAGGTGAGATAGAACGCACTTTAAAAATGCTTTTTGAAATTAGTGATGATAGCTTAAAAAAAGCAGAGCAAAAGCATGATAATAATGCAAAAATGAGGTAA
- a CDS encoding proline--tRNA ligase, translating to MRFSKLFAFSMKETPKDCVLKSHEYLIRGSFIKQVGSGIYDFLPLGKIILDKVIKIIKEEMDKSGANELSLGFVTPAELWMKSDRYNKYGKELLKFNDRKNNPFVLGPTHEEAIVDCVNGMIKSYKQLPINLYQINLKFRDEIRPRFGILRAREFIMKDSYSFHSSNSDLDREFDLMEQTYINIFNRLGVDFRVVEADSGAIGGSGSKEFMILAPSGEDDIVICTSCNYASNIEIAKRKPKETTNPPPQADFAKFFTPNIKSIDELSKFFKVDSFYLLKCVAKKAVFSDGKNEVCFFFLRGCDELSPTKALNAIPNALDLIDIDSRELESMGLFSGFMGPYGIKNITNAKHIYFDDELIGANNLICGANIKDYHFVGVNLDLFEGLEFRDLLEVKVGDLCHKCSASLDITKGIEIGHIFKLGDRYSKSLEATFLDKDGKAQFFIMGCYGIGVSRILGAILEQKSDDKGAIWGNIAPFCVVIIISNIKNENEVKLANKIYKDLLDSKIDVLLDDRDLRFGAKIGDFELLGISNAIIIGKELQNNKIELVKREGLKKIQLESNITKDEILYLLENKN from the coding sequence ATGAGATTTTCAAAGTTATTTGCTTTTAGTATGAAAGAGACGCCAAAGGATTGTGTATTAAAAAGCCATGAATATTTAATACGTGGTAGTTTTATAAAACAAGTAGGAAGCGGTATTTATGATTTTCTTCCACTTGGTAAAATAATCCTTGATAAAGTTATAAAAATCATAAAAGAAGAGATGGATAAAAGTGGTGCAAATGAGCTAAGTTTGGGTTTTGTTACGCCCGCAGAGCTTTGGATGAAAAGTGATAGATATAATAAATATGGTAAAGAGCTTTTAAAATTTAATGATAGAAAAAATAATCCATTTGTCCTTGGACCAACACATGAAGAAGCAATAGTTGATTGTGTAAATGGAATGATAAAAAGCTACAAACAACTTCCAATAAATCTATATCAAATAAATTTAAAATTTAGAGATGAGATTCGCCCTAGATTTGGAATCTTGCGTGCAAGAGAATTTATCATGAAAGATTCTTATAGTTTTCATAGTAGCAATAGCGATTTAGATAGAGAATTTGACTTGATGGAGCAAACTTATATCAATATTTTTAATAGATTAGGTGTTGATTTTAGGGTAGTTGAGGCTGATAGTGGTGCAATAGGTGGCAGCGGAAGCAAAGAGTTTATGATACTTGCACCAAGTGGGGAAGATGATATTGTAATTTGCACAAGTTGTAATTATGCATCAAATATAGAAATCGCAAAAAGAAAACCAAAAGAGACGACAAATCCTCCACCACAAGCAGATTTTGCGAAATTTTTTACACCAAATATTAAAAGTATTGATGAATTAAGTAAATTTTTTAAAGTAGATTCATTTTATTTGCTTAAATGTGTAGCAAAAAAGGCAGTATTTAGCGATGGTAAAAATGAAGTTTGTTTTTTCTTTCTTAGAGGTTGTGATGAATTATCGCCTACAAAAGCACTAAATGCGATACCAAATGCACTAGATTTAATAGATATAGATTCTAGAGAACTAGAATCTATGGGCTTATTTAGCGGATTTATGGGACCATATGGAATCAAAAATATTACAAATGCTAAGCATATTTATTTTGATGATGAATTAATTGGTGCTAATAACCTTATTTGTGGTGCAAATATAAAAGATTATCATTTTGTTGGAGTTAATTTAGATTTATTTGAAGGGCTAGAATTTAGAGATTTACTAGAAGTAAAAGTTGGTGATTTATGCCATAAATGCAGTGCTTCACTTGATATCACTAAAGGCATTGAAATAGGACATATTTTTAAGCTTGGTGATAGATATTCAAAAAGCTTAGAAGCGACATTTTTAGATAAAGATGGCAAGGCACAATTTTTTATAATGGGTTGCTATGGCATTGGAGTAAGTAGAATCTTAGGAGCAATACTAGAGCAAAAATCTGATGACAAAGGCGCAATTTGGGGGAATATCGCTCCATTTTGTGTAGTCATAATCATCTCAAATATAAAAAATGAGAATGAAGTAAAACTTGCAAATAAAATTTATAAAGACTTGCTAGATAGCAAAATAGATGTGTTACTAGATGATAGAGATTTGAGATTTGGTGCTAAAATCGGAGATTTTGAGTTGCTTGGAATTAGCAATGCAATCATAATAGGCAAAGAATTGCAAAATAATAAAATAGAGCTCGTAAAAAGGGAAGGATTAAAGAAAATACAACTAGAATCTAACATTACAAAAGATGAGATTCTATATCTATTGGAGAATAAAAATTGA
- a CDS encoding FxsA family protein — MKFLLAIIYFFIEIFCIVEFADEFGILSLFLEMIITAILGFGILLSQASTLPNAYNEILSGGISNFIGRNLFRLIGAVMLIIPGILCDIVGISFVFISLFFKTKETRYEYKKDDDSDIIDVEIIEDKK; from the coding sequence TTGAAATTCTTATTGGCTATTATTTATTTTTTTATTGAAATATTTTGTATAGTTGAATTTGCTGATGAGTTTGGGATACTTAGCTTATTTTTAGAGATGATTATTACTGCGATTTTGGGCTTTGGCATATTGCTAAGTCAAGCATCAACGCTTCCTAATGCATACAATGAAATACTAAGCGGCGGAATTAGTAATTTTATAGGACGCAATTTGTTTCGCTTAATTGGTGCAGTGATGCTAATAATCCCTGGAATCTTATGTGATATCGTAGGGATTAGTTTTGTTTTTATATCTTTATTTTTCAAGACAAAAGAGACAAGATATGAATACAAAAAAGATGATGATAGCGATATTATTGATGTTGAAATCATAGAAGATAAAAAATAA
- a CDS encoding M48 family metallopeptidase, with product MQYLLTKKRIKNIILRVDRYGNIKISAPIWVKNDVIDRFINSKREWIESRQNAIKNNLTKYINGEKISYFENTYTLNLIYFNRNKVNIIDDVLNVYTTDLLNTKKIEKLIFGFFSKISNAYINEILYKYKNVITRDVKSIKFRNMTSRWGSCSTRAATIRLNTCLFKKPRICLEYVLLHELVHLVYANHGRDFYNLLESLMPNWRKIRDILES from the coding sequence TTGCAATATTTATTAACTAAAAAAAGAATAAAAAATATAATACTTCGAGTTGATAGATATGGAAATATCAAGATAAGTGCCCCTATTTGGGTGAAAAATGATGTAATTGATAGATTTATAAACTCAAAAAGAGAATGGATAGAATCTAGACAAAATGCAATAAAAAATAATTTAACAAAATATATTAATGGAGAGAAGATTTCTTATTTTGAAAACACATATACACTAAATCTAATTTACTTTAACAGAAATAAAGTAAATATTATTGATGATGTTTTAAATGTTTATACGACAGATTTGCTAAATACAAAAAAGATTGAAAAACTAATTTTTGGTTTTTTCTCTAAAATTTCAAATGCTTATATAAATGAGATTCTATATAAATATAAAAATGTAATAACTAGAGATGTAAAATCTATAAAATTTAGAAACATGACAAGCAGGTGGGGTAGTTGTAGCACGAGGGCGGCAACCATTAGACTAAATACATGTTTATTTAAAAAACCTCGTATATGTTTGGAATATGTTTTATTGCATGAATTAGTCCATTTAGTATATGCAAATCATGGAAGAGATTTTTATAATCTCTTAGAATCTCTTATGCCTAATTGGCGTAAAATTCGAGATATATTAGAATCTTAA
- a CDS encoding SDR family NAD(P)-dependent oxidoreductase, translating to MSVLVTGASVGFGAAIVKLLVEKNYKVIALARREDKLKELQNECGKNCKILALDVRDAQKIKDEIDKFDDDFRNVDILINNAGLALGLCSADKADIKDWEEMIEINVLALVRLSRIFLPSMVENKNGHIINIGSIAGSYPYPGGNVYGATKAFVKQFSLNLRADLFDKNIRVTDIEPGLSGGSEFSLVRFKGDKKASDKVYENANPLLPQDIAEAVFFAISMPKHVNINRIEMMPTTQAPSALNVFRG from the coding sequence ATGAGTGTTTTGGTTACAGGCGCCTCTGTTGGGTTTGGGGCTGCTATTGTTAAACTTTTAGTAGAGAAAAATTACAAAGTAATAGCACTAGCAAGAAGAGAGGATAAACTAAAAGAATTACAAAACGAATGCGGTAAAAACTGCAAGATTTTAGCACTTGATGTAAGAGATGCACAAAAGATAAAAGATGAGATTGATAAATTTGATGATGATTTTAGAAATGTTGATATCTTGATAAATAATGCAGGACTTGCTCTTGGGCTTTGTAGTGCAGATAAAGCAGATATAAAAGATTGGGAAGAGATGATTGAGATAAATGTGTTAGCACTTGTTAGATTAAGCAGAATCTTTCTTCCTAGTATGGTAGAAAATAAAAATGGACATATTATAAATATTGGTTCTATTGCAGGTAGCTACCCATATCCTGGTGGAAATGTATATGGTGCTACAAAGGCATTTGTAAAGCAATTTAGTCTAAACCTTAGAGCAGATTTATTTGATAAAAATATTAGAGTTACAGATATAGAACCAGGGCTTAGCGGTGGAAGTGAATTTTCTTTGGTGAGATTTAAAGGCGATAAAAAAGCTTCTGATAAAGTATATGAAAATGCAAATCCACTTTTGCCGCAAGATATAGCAGAAGCGGTATTTTTTGCAATTAGTATGCCAAAACATGTAAATATAAATAGAATAGAAATGATGCCTACTACTCAAGCTCCAAGTGCATTAAATGTATTTAGAGGTTAG
- a CDS encoding GtrA family protein has translation MIKDSKFVRYLIIGVFNTAIGYGIIFILMAFLVIPEIANIIGYIIGIIISYVLNKIYTFRTKTKSKKEFFRFVICMICSYLINFIVLVILYRNFGVDKYIATIIASVFYTISGYIFSKYFAFKN, from the coding sequence ATGATAAAAGATTCCAAATTCGTTAGATATTTGATTATTGGTGTATTTAATACAGCTATTGGCTATGGCATTATCTTTATTTTAATGGCTTTTTTGGTGATTCCAGAGATTGCAAATATCATTGGTTATATAATTGGTATCATCATATCATATGTCTTAAATAAGATTTATACTTTTAGGACAAAAACAAAATCTAAAAAAGAATTTTTTAGATTTGTAATATGTATGATTTGCTCTTATCTCATCAATTTTATCGTATTGGTCATACTATATAGAAATTTTGGTGTAGATAAATATATAGCAACTATTATTGCTTCGGTATTTTACACAATTAGTGGATACATATTTAGCAAATATTTTGCTTTTAAAAACTAA
- a CDS encoding radical SAM/SPASM domain-containing protein yields the protein MRFQKIYIELSDICGLKCQFCPSIKGRRGTMSLSLFSKIALDCAKFTKLIALHILGDPLKIKNLKDYLLIAKKCNLKVEITTSGIYLDEFDFLLESPIKQVNFSLDAIMEIESRESRDIAFNKIFKFCRYKDSINSDIFINLRIQNRTAPKTLELKNILKQEFGLSHLSSNIRVGKKTIITFREPFLWNLDNDKIANKGFCYGLISHFGILSNGSVVPCCIDADGDIILGNLKSQSLDDILYGDRAISIRNGFKNKVIIEQKCLKCNYREQFNNNIVIK from the coding sequence TTGAGATTTCAAAAAATCTATATAGAATTAAGTGATATTTGTGGGCTAAAATGCCAATTTTGTCCATCAATAAAAGGCAGAAGAGGGACTATGTCGCTTAGTTTATTTTCTAAAATTGCACTAGATTGTGCTAAATTTACAAAGCTAATAGCATTGCATATACTTGGCGACCCACTAAAAATCAAGAATCTAAAAGATTATTTATTAATTGCAAAAAAATGTAATCTAAAAGTTGAAATCACAACAAGCGGAATCTATTTGGATGAATTTGATTTTTTATTAGAATCTCCAATTAAGCAAGTAAATTTTTCTCTTGATGCAATTATGGAGATAGAATCTAGAGAATCTAGAGATATAGCTTTTAATAAAATATTTAAATTTTGTAGATATAAAGATTCTATAAATAGCGATATTTTTATAAATCTAAGAATCCAAAATCGCACAGCTCCCAAGACTTTGGAATTGAAAAATATTTTAAAACAAGAGTTTGGTTTGTCGCATTTAAGTTCAAATATAAGAGTTGGCAAAAAAACAATCATTACTTTTAGAGAGCCATTTTTGTGGAATCTAGATAATGATAAAATTGCTAATAAAGGCTTTTGTTATGGGCTTATAAGTCATTTTGGGATTCTATCAAATGGCAGTGTAGTCCCTTGTTGCATCGATGCGGATGGTGATATCATTCTTGGAAATTTAAAGTCTCAATCTTTAGATGATATTTTATATGGAGATAGAGCTATTAGTATAAGAAATGGATTTAAAAACAAAGTTATTATCGAGCAAAAATGCCTAAAGTGTAATTATAGAGAGCAATTTAATAATAATATTGTTATAAAATGA
- a CDS encoding outer membrane family protein, which yields MKKILFGSFAVAGLLSFAQAEFDPYGHLGLYGETNTSNNSGDYAGLSASVGFNVYGNGFSFGLGGWAAIPIYENTKKNADNTYKDIFVLSEIYFGYDSKPFGITLGRYDTNQMGYEWFSGHNEGASIRFGVGNFMNIWALYSYEQAFQFQRVNRETSSQINALWNYKRHAGNNHLAAGGIDFFFGDVFTISPYAYFVTDQIVAPGVTLDLLLGKKTDLYSQTQFKYTYMDGIGKLKSINSGQLFLIDQEFGYNWFKLGGGYYKTTGNGVGHLSSYGDSSRFYGGMVGANFYNKATAPYFNGKQSTWYAFMGARHNMFKFDLLYANGGYKELSALLSLVLFNHLEFGAGYIDLANIGNNKNNYVTGFIKAIW from the coding sequence ATGAAAAAGATTTTATTTGGCTCGTTTGCAGTTGCTGGTTTATTGAGCTTTGCACAAGCAGAATTTGATCCTTATGGACATCTTGGTTTATATGGAGAAACAAATACAAGTAATAATAGCGGTGATTATGCAGGGCTTAGTGCATCTGTTGGATTTAATGTATATGGTAATGGTTTTTCATTTGGATTAGGTGGTTGGGCTGCTATTCCTATTTATGAAAATACTAAGAAAAATGCAGATAATACTTATAAAGATATATTTGTATTAAGTGAAATATATTTTGGATATGATAGCAAGCCATTTGGAATAACACTTGGTAGATACGATACAAATCAAATGGGTTATGAGTGGTTTAGTGGTCATAATGAAGGTGCTTCTATTAGATTTGGTGTTGGTAATTTTATGAATATATGGGCATTATATTCTTATGAACAAGCTTTCCAATTCCAAAGAGTAAATAGAGAGACTTCAAGTCAAATCAATGCTTTATGGAATTATAAAAGACATGCAGGTAATAATCATTTAGCAGCAGGAGGTATTGATTTCTTTTTTGGTGATGTATTTACTATATCTCCATATGCATATTTTGTAACAGATCAAATTGTTGCACCTGGTGTTACATTGGATTTATTACTAGGTAAAAAGACTGATTTATATTCTCAAACTCAATTTAAATATACATATATGGATGGTATTGGTAAATTAAAATCAATTAATTCAGGACAATTATTTTTAATCGATCAAGAGTTTGGTTACAATTGGTTTAAATTAGGTGGTGGTTATTATAAAACTACAGGAAATGGTGTAGGACATTTATCTTCTTATGGTGATAGCAGTAGATTCTATGGTGGTATGGTAGGTGCAAATTTCTACAATAAAGCTACAGCTCCATATTTTAATGGCAAACAATCTACTTGGTATGCTTTTATGGGTGCTAGACATAATATGTTTAAGTTTGACTTATTGTATGCAAATGGTGGATACAAAGAGCTATCAGCATTATTATCACTTGTATTATTTAATCACTTAGAATTTGGTGCTGGATATATAGATTTAGCAAATATTGGAAACAATAAAAATAATTATGTAACTGGATTTATCAAAGCAATATGGTAA
- a CDS encoding cytochrome c has protein sequence MKKIFLISILLCSIAYSNHFLSPYEYGKALYKNPRGIGCIKCHGQYGEGTIISYIKQNGKLKPIIAPKITGISFDKFEEALKLGKSFMPKYNLSVSEVVSLYIFLNPQ, from the coding sequence ATGAAAAAGATTTTTTTAATATCAATATTATTGTGTTCTATTGCTTATAGTAATCATTTTTTAAGCCCTTATGAATATGGCAAAGCATTATACAAGAATCCAAGAGGCATTGGCTGTATTAAATGTCACGGACAATATGGAGAAGGAACAATAATAAGTTATATCAAGCAAAATGGCAAATTAAAGCCAATAATAGCACCAAAAATAACAGGTATCTCATTTGATAAGTTTGAAGAAGCATTGAAACTTGGAAAGAGTTTTATGCCAAAATATAATCTTAGCGTATCTGAAGTAGTATCTCTATATATCTTTTTAAATCCACAATAA
- the folD gene encoding bifunctional methylenetetrahydrofolate dehydrogenase/methenyltetrahydrofolate cyclohydrolase FolD: MNILNGKAYSQEIEKELSIEVARLKDFNITPCLYVILVGNDPASFSYVTMKNKACNRVGIESKIIRFEESVSQDELLNEIYKLNNDKKVNGILVQLPLPKHINSSAILESIDINKDVDGFHPYNMGRLFCNLDSLFPATPLGIMMLLNHYNIDVKGKDVVIVGASNIVGKPLSLLMLNAGASVSICHILTKDVKKYTKDADIVCVGVGKVKLLSDDMIKDGAIIIDIGINKLDDGSIVGDVDFKNVSIKASYITPVPGGVGPMTISALLSNTIKATKLQYKAIK, from the coding sequence TTGAATATTTTAAATGGAAAGGCATATAGCCAAGAGATTGAAAAAGAATTATCTATAGAAGTCGCTAGATTAAAAGATTTTAATATTACCCCATGCTTATATGTGATTTTGGTAGGTAATGATCCTGCATCATTTAGCTATGTAACAATGAAAAACAAGGCATGCAATAGAGTTGGTATAGAATCTAAGATAATTAGATTTGAAGAGAGCGTATCTCAAGATGAATTATTAAATGAAATATATAAATTAAATAATGATAAAAAAGTCAATGGAATCTTAGTGCAACTTCCACTTCCAAAGCATATTAATTCAAGTGCTATTTTAGAATCTATTGATATCAATAAAGATGTAGATGGCTTTCACCCTTATAATATGGGTAGATTATTTTGTAATTTAGATTCTTTATTTCCTGCCACGCCTCTTGGGATTATGATGCTTTTAAATCATTATAATATAGATGTAAAAGGTAAAGATGTTGTGATTGTTGGTGCAAGCAATATAGTAGGCAAACCACTTTCATTATTGATGTTAAATGCTGGTGCTAGCGTATCTATATGTCATATATTAACAAAAGATGTCAAAAAATATACAAAAGATGCAGATATCGTCTGTGTTGGTGTTGGAAAAGTAAAACTGCTTAGCGATGATATGATAAAAGATGGTGCAATTATAATTGATATAGGTATTAATAAACTTGATGATGGAAGTATAGTTGGAGATGTTGATTTTAAAAATGTATCTATAAAAGCTTCTTATATTACGCCAGTTCCTGGTGGTGTTGGACCTATGACAATTAGTGCATTGCTATCAAACACAATAAAAGCTACAAAATTGCAATATAAGGCTATTAAATGA
- the lepB gene encoding signal peptidase I, whose protein sequence is MNFLKNLYRFSTTWTGTIIIVLFVIFFIAQAFVIPSRSMVNTLYEGDFLFVKKFSYGIPIPRIPWIEVPILPDFNKNGHIIEGKRPNRGEIVIFIPPHIEKQYFVKRTFATGGDEVVMGKDGLYLRPKEGDNFIKENFPNAITKDILGRTFIYDPYLDKYKGVHYGDEPTAYKLLLDIADHGVGVMSRIQENGETYFYYKVEDDHFFMIGDNRDGSEDSRFWGSISYSAVIGTPWFIYLSLNLPNSNEAKLHPDNIYKIRWERMFKGIEGIENLSAKNIENDAFNTEEFKMQDFIESNP, encoded by the coding sequence ATGAATTTCTTAAAGAATCTATATAGATTTTCTACTACTTGGACTGGCACAATTATTATTGTTTTGTTTGTTATATTTTTTATAGCACAAGCTTTTGTTATTCCAAGTAGATCGATGGTAAATACTCTTTATGAAGGTGATTTTTTATTTGTTAAAAAATTTTCATATGGGATTCCAATTCCTAGAATCCCTTGGATTGAAGTGCCTATATTGCCAGATTTTAATAAAAATGGACATATCATAGAAGGAAAGCGACCAAATAGAGGTGAGATTGTCATTTTTATTCCACCGCATATAGAAAAACAATATTTTGTAAAAAGGACTTTTGCGACAGGTGGTGATGAGGTTGTTATGGGTAAAGATGGGCTATATTTGCGTCCAAAAGAAGGTGATAACTTTATAAAAGAGAATTTTCCAAATGCTATTACTAAAGATATTTTAGGCAGGACTTTTATCTATGATCCGTATTTAGATAAATATAAAGGTGTGCATTATGGAGATGAACCTACAGCTTATAAATTATTATTAGATATTGCAGATCATGGGGTAGGTGTAATGAGTAGAATACAAGAAAATGGTGAGACTTATTTTTATTATAAAGTTGAAGATGATCATTTTTTTATGATTGGTGATAATAGAGATGGAAGTGAAGATTCTAGATTCTGGGGTTCTATATCGTATTCTGCGGTGATTGGCACACCTTGGTTTATATATCTTAGCCTAAATCTACCAAATAGTAATGAAGCAAAATTGCACCCAGATAATATATATAAGATTCGCTGGGAGAGAATGTTTAAAGGAATTGAAGGGATAGAGAATCTTAGTGCTAAAAATATAGAAAATGATGCATTTAATACAGAAGAATTTAAAATGCAGGATTTTATAGAATCTAATCCATAG